The Aptenodytes patagonicus chromosome 25, bAptPat1.pri.cur, whole genome shotgun sequence genome window below encodes:
- the MBD3 gene encoding methyl-CpG-binding domain protein 3 isoform X1 — translation MERKSAFPLGQASPGRDRTLSHFSPSGKKFRSKPQLARYLGSSMDLSTFDFRTGKMLMNKMNKNRQRMRYDCSNQAKGKPDLNTALPVRQTASIFKQPVTKITNHPSNKVKSDPQKAVDQPRQLFWEKKLSGLNAFDIAEELVKTMDLPKGLQGVGPGCTDETLLSAIASALHTSTMPITGQLSAAVEKNPGVWLNTSQPLCKAFMVTDEDIRKQEELVQQVRKRLEEALMADMLAHVEEIARDGEASSEKEGGEEEGEEEEEEEEQDHDQEMEAV, via the exons tgcttttcctTTGGGCCAAGCTTCCCCAGGAAGAGACAGGACTCTGAGTCAtttcag cCCAAGTGGTAAAAAGTTCCGAAGCAAGCCCCAGCTGGCACGCTACCTGGGGAGCTCGATGGACCTGAGCACTTTTGACTTCCGCACAGGAAAAATGTTGATGAATAAAATGAACAAGAACAGACAGAGGATGCGCTATGACTGTTCCAACCAAGCCAAA GGCAAGCCTGATTTGAACACAGCACTGCCTGTCAGACAGACAGCCTCCATATTCAAACAGCCCGTCACAAAGATCACTAACCATCCCAGCAATAAGGTGAAGAGTGATCCTCAGAAAGCTGTGGACCAGCCCCGGCAG CTCTTCTGGGAGAAGAAATTAAGTGGACTGAATGCTTTTGAcattgcagaggagctggtgaaAACAATGGACCTTCCAAAAGGTTTACAAG GGGTTGGACCTGGTTGCACTGATGAAACCCTTCTCTCTGCTATAGCTAGTGCTCTGCACACTAGCACTATGCCTATCACTGGACAGCTGTCTGCGGCCGTAGAGAAGAATCCTGGAGTTTGGCTAAACACCTCACAGCCACTTTGCAAAGCATTTATGGTGACAGATGAAGATATTAG GAAGCAAGAGGAACTGGTGCAGCAGGTGCGAAAGAGGCTGGAGGAAGCCCTGATGGCTGACATGCTTGCCCACGTAGAGGAAATAGCAAGAGATGGGGAAGCCtcttcagagaaagaaggaggcgaggaagaaggagaagaggaagaagaggaggaagagcaggaccATGACCAGGAGATGGAGGCTGTATAG
- the MBD3 gene encoding methyl-CpG-binding domain protein 3 isoform X3 — translation MDLSTFDFRTGKMLMNKMNKNRQRMRYDCSNQAKGKPDLNTALPVRQTASIFKQPVTKITNHPSNKVKSDPQKAVDQPRQLFWEKKLSGLNAFDIAEELVKTMDLPKGLQGVGPGCTDETLLSAIASALHTSTMPITGQLSAAVEKNPGVWLNTSQPLCKAFMVTDEDIRKQEELVQQVRKRLEEALMADMLAHVEEIARDGEASSEKEGGEEEGEEEEEEEEQDHDQEMEAV, via the exons ATGGACCTGAGCACTTTTGACTTCCGCACAGGAAAAATGTTGATGAATAAAATGAACAAGAACAGACAGAGGATGCGCTATGACTGTTCCAACCAAGCCAAA GGCAAGCCTGATTTGAACACAGCACTGCCTGTCAGACAGACAGCCTCCATATTCAAACAGCCCGTCACAAAGATCACTAACCATCCCAGCAATAAGGTGAAGAGTGATCCTCAGAAAGCTGTGGACCAGCCCCGGCAG CTCTTCTGGGAGAAGAAATTAAGTGGACTGAATGCTTTTGAcattgcagaggagctggtgaaAACAATGGACCTTCCAAAAGGTTTACAAG GGGTTGGACCTGGTTGCACTGATGAAACCCTTCTCTCTGCTATAGCTAGTGCTCTGCACACTAGCACTATGCCTATCACTGGACAGCTGTCTGCGGCCGTAGAGAAGAATCCTGGAGTTTGGCTAAACACCTCACAGCCACTTTGCAAAGCATTTATGGTGACAGATGAAGATATTAG GAAGCAAGAGGAACTGGTGCAGCAGGTGCGAAAGAGGCTGGAGGAAGCCCTGATGGCTGACATGCTTGCCCACGTAGAGGAAATAGCAAGAGATGGGGAAGCCtcttcagagaaagaaggaggcgaggaagaaggagaagaggaagaagaggaggaagagcaggaccATGACCAGGAGATGGAGGCTGTATAG
- the MBD3 gene encoding methyl-CpG-binding domain protein 3 isoform X2, whose product MERKSPSGKKFRSKPQLARYLGSSMDLSTFDFRTGKMLMNKMNKNRQRMRYDCSNQAKGKPDLNTALPVRQTASIFKQPVTKITNHPSNKVKSDPQKAVDQPRQLFWEKKLSGLNAFDIAEELVKTMDLPKGLQGVGPGCTDETLLSAIASALHTSTMPITGQLSAAVEKNPGVWLNTSQPLCKAFMVTDEDIRKQEELVQQVRKRLEEALMADMLAHVEEIARDGEASSEKEGGEEEGEEEEEEEEQDHDQEMEAV is encoded by the exons cCCAAGTGGTAAAAAGTTCCGAAGCAAGCCCCAGCTGGCACGCTACCTGGGGAGCTCGATGGACCTGAGCACTTTTGACTTCCGCACAGGAAAAATGTTGATGAATAAAATGAACAAGAACAGACAGAGGATGCGCTATGACTGTTCCAACCAAGCCAAA GGCAAGCCTGATTTGAACACAGCACTGCCTGTCAGACAGACAGCCTCCATATTCAAACAGCCCGTCACAAAGATCACTAACCATCCCAGCAATAAGGTGAAGAGTGATCCTCAGAAAGCTGTGGACCAGCCCCGGCAG CTCTTCTGGGAGAAGAAATTAAGTGGACTGAATGCTTTTGAcattgcagaggagctggtgaaAACAATGGACCTTCCAAAAGGTTTACAAG GGGTTGGACCTGGTTGCACTGATGAAACCCTTCTCTCTGCTATAGCTAGTGCTCTGCACACTAGCACTATGCCTATCACTGGACAGCTGTCTGCGGCCGTAGAGAAGAATCCTGGAGTTTGGCTAAACACCTCACAGCCACTTTGCAAAGCATTTATGGTGACAGATGAAGATATTAG GAAGCAAGAGGAACTGGTGCAGCAGGTGCGAAAGAGGCTGGAGGAAGCCCTGATGGCTGACATGCTTGCCCACGTAGAGGAAATAGCAAGAGATGGGGAAGCCtcttcagagaaagaaggaggcgaggaagaaggagaagaggaagaagaggaggaagagcaggaccATGACCAGGAGATGGAGGCTGTATAG